One Anaerohalosphaeraceae bacterium DNA segment encodes these proteins:
- a CDS encoding prepilin-type N-terminal cleavage/methylation domain-containing protein yields MKFKKAFTLIELLVVIAIIGLLLAIIIPALKSAKNLAAASVCLGNESQLIKAWLLYAEDSSARIVDGDTSDSLTEPGYNYYTISSRSVRVWNWVGRPMGPNREDVNKTLDDKVRGFQAGALWRYIDAPKVYNCPVDTRYTKPATYKGNSASNYDPDWMGGYRSYSIGKVLSQRPDGGTGEDAYTITKLSQFSAPGNKIVFLEESDGYGWNHRTWNMNLNSPQWVDPFAIWHNGSSTLAFADGHAERHKWVSKNTLEMAKAQQKNWSALNPNGTVSEDYLWFKRSYIPGK; encoded by the coding sequence ATGAAGTTCAAAAAGGCCTTTACACTGATCGAACTGCTGGTTGTCATCGCCATTATCGGTTTGCTTCTGGCTATCATCATCCCGGCCCTCAAAAGCGCCAAAAACCTCGCAGCGGCCTCCGTCTGCCTGGGCAATGAAAGCCAGCTGATTAAGGCATGGCTCCTCTATGCGGAAGACAGCTCCGCCAGAATCGTCGACGGAGACACTTCGGACAGTTTGACCGAACCCGGATACAATTACTACACCATCAGCAGCCGTTCCGTCCGCGTCTGGAACTGGGTCGGAAGGCCGATGGGCCCCAATCGCGAAGATGTCAACAAAACTCTCGATGACAAGGTTCGCGGCTTTCAGGCCGGTGCCCTCTGGCGATACATTGATGCCCCCAAGGTCTATAACTGCCCTGTCGATACACGATACACCAAACCCGCCACCTACAAAGGCAACAGCGCAAGCAACTATGACCCCGACTGGATGGGCGGATACCGCAGCTATTCTATCGGAAAAGTCCTCTCCCAGCGGCCCGACGGCGGAACCGGCGAAGATGCCTACACCATCACCAAACTGTCCCAGTTTTCTGCACCCGGAAACAAAATTGTCTTTCTGGAGGAGTCCGACGGCTACGGCTGGAATCACCGCACCTGGAATATGAATCTGAATTCCCCGCAGTGGGTGGACCCCTTTGCCATCTGGCACAACGGCAGCAGCACGCTGGCCTTTGCCGACGGACACGCCGAACGCCACAAATGGGTCTCCAAAAATACCCTCGAAATGGCCAAAGCCCAGCAGAAAAACTGGTCTGCTCTCAATCCAAACGGCACCGTTTCTGAAGATTATCTCTGGTTCAAACGCTCCTACATCCCCGGCAAATGA
- a CDS encoding CCA tRNA nucleotidyltransferase has product MSNRAQALKVLKRLRQEGYQALFAGGCVRDYLLGRHPKDYDVVTDAVPDQIIPLFRKTLKIGARFGVVIVILEGKQVEVATFRTESDYQDGRHPEKVEFATAKEDALRRDFTINGMFFDPISRQTLDFVGGREDLQKKIIRTIGNPDERFGEDYLRLLRAVRFAVQLDFDIEEQTWQAVCRHAPKIRQISPERIAMELEQILTHPNRARGARLLNDSGLAQTIFTGFEEPCRLFGGKMLRHLPEEVDLSLALAAYWAAAPIDKSMEWAKSIRLSNSTIKHIRYLLEHKDVLADAELLLAQLKMLMAEPYWEDLVHLRKALLLSEGQSISPLKTIQKRAAALKGKILRPKPLLDGHQLIALGAVPGPMVGRLARELYIAQLAEEIQTPQQARRWVQQWLENHTESKNE; this is encoded by the coding sequence ATGTCGAATCGTGCTCAGGCATTAAAAGTACTCAAACGGCTCCGCCAGGAGGGCTATCAGGCCCTTTTTGCCGGCGGCTGCGTGCGAGATTACCTGCTCGGAAGACACCCCAAAGACTATGATGTTGTCACCGATGCGGTCCCGGACCAAATCATCCCGCTGTTTCGAAAAACACTCAAAATCGGCGCTCGTTTCGGTGTGGTGATTGTCATCCTCGAAGGCAAACAGGTGGAGGTGGCTACCTTTCGAACGGAATCCGATTATCAGGACGGCCGTCATCCCGAAAAGGTTGAGTTCGCCACGGCAAAAGAAGACGCCCTGCGTCGAGATTTCACCATCAATGGGATGTTCTTTGACCCCATCAGTCGGCAGACCCTCGATTTTGTCGGCGGCCGGGAAGACCTTCAGAAGAAAATCATCCGCACCATCGGTAACCCCGACGAGCGATTCGGCGAAGATTACCTGCGGCTCCTGCGGGCGGTGCGTTTTGCCGTCCAGCTGGATTTCGATATCGAAGAACAAACCTGGCAGGCCGTTTGCCGACATGCCCCCAAAATCCGTCAAATCAGTCCCGAGCGGATTGCGATGGAGCTGGAGCAAATCCTGACCCATCCGAACAGGGCTCGCGGCGCACGTCTCCTGAACGATTCCGGGCTGGCCCAAACCATCTTTACCGGTTTTGAAGAACCCTGCCGGCTTTTCGGGGGCAAAATGCTTCGGCATTTGCCGGAAGAAGTCGATTTGTCTCTGGCTTTAGCAGCTTATTGGGCAGCAGCCCCCATCGATAAAAGTATGGAATGGGCCAAATCAATTCGGCTCAGCAATTCCACGATAAAACATATCCGATACCTGCTCGAACACAAAGACGTCCTGGCAGACGCGGAACTTCTTTTGGCCCAATTGAAGATGCTTATGGCTGAACCCTATTGGGAGGACTTAGTCCACCTTCGCAAGGCCCTTCTTTTGTCTGAAGGTCAGTCCATCAGCCCCCTGAAAACGATTCAAAAAAGGGCCGCCGCCCTGAAAGGCAAAATCCTTCGCCCCAAACCCTTGCTGGACGGCCATCAGCTTATCGCTCTGGGGGCTGTTCCCGGTCCGATGGTCGGCCGGCTGGCCCGCGAACTGTATATCGCCCAGCTTGCCGAGGAAATCCAAACCCCCCAGCAGGCCCGCCGGTGGGTTCAGCAATGGCTTGAAAATCACACCGAATCCAAAAACGAATAA
- a CDS encoding glycoside hydrolase family 2 TIM barrel-domain containing protein, translating into MTNRIKSYGFLFLFWTVSAVAVTFEPDSPWTLSLNSNWKFFLADRSQQSLLETFFQPDFSDNDFKTIPVPSNWELQGFEEPRYDYPDPEKVGLYRKEFSIPSSWEGRQVFVHFEGVAFGYTLYVNGKEVGGFEHTFLPCQFDLTPYIQKGENLIALQCRRDLPQTPFDCSDDWALSGIFREVYLFSPPLYFLDNLSLETRIDTARRSGLLEGQVDIRFFRRPENPKGPLPPLQLNVELTDPNHRQIFRQQYLFTSQNSDFFPHQSFRILVENARFWNAETPFLYELTLTLLAEEKETHCIRRKIGFREVSVDNRVLKINGSPVKLRGVCRHETHPDVGRALQEKHWRQDIEMMKAANINAVRCSHYTPHPRFLELCDEYGLYVFDEVPICFGERFQADPRGLEAMLSRADAAVRRDRLHPSVIAWGIGNENPLTVNLEKTAQYVKRMDPSRLVYYPGGDFRSSKSTADTGHASFIDLFSRHYPQLTHIEQHVQNTTVPIPYLYSEYSHALDTAFGGLDPKWELIQKTPHIAGGFIWLWADQGIRRSIRGRPVHNSYRDIENLGPSDLSGDVYLDADTILDSHGQYGTDGIVYADRRPQTDYFQTRAVYSPIRILEKQISVRPGTQTITLSVENRYDFTDLKECTGICRLFQNSTLLSEQTLSLAAPPHSTQSLSIPLTVPDNLSEDAFWMEIIFQNSRKQPVAEYSVRLLPDGNKPNWMAWLEQKIAPSSLSKKGQIWQWGQNGISLLAESNGRLTLKDQTQILLKGPYLRAGRQPTMAERRTYASAKLQIWEPPLFEKTEILKHSEEQTSAGTVLHFHLLFRSPDDTKTIDAQISYTLSPKGWVDVEYTLTPKTAEGALLECGLAFELPQPLSAITWQGLGPYPAYPDKSELCRWGVHTISSDFPFFEGNRMDVEMAFFSLGGSRLGIVCPPSHLGWEKTRNGLLVFHNAALSGLGTKFALPEARLEAAALQPLKGRFRILLLPHGLMDRLLK; encoded by the coding sequence TTGACAAACAGGATAAAATCATACGGATTTCTCTTTCTCTTCTGGACCGTCTCTGCCGTCGCCGTTACCTTTGAGCCCGACTCTCCGTGGACGCTTTCGCTGAACTCCAACTGGAAGTTCTTTCTGGCCGACCGCTCGCAGCAGTCCCTTCTGGAAACCTTTTTCCAACCCGATTTCAGCGACAACGACTTCAAAACCATCCCTGTTCCGTCCAACTGGGAACTGCAGGGATTTGAAGAACCCCGATACGATTACCCCGACCCTGAAAAAGTCGGACTCTACCGCAAAGAATTCTCCATTCCCTCTTCCTGGGAGGGCCGCCAGGTCTTTGTCCATTTTGAAGGGGTGGCCTTCGGCTATACCCTCTACGTAAACGGCAAAGAAGTCGGCGGTTTTGAGCACACATTCCTGCCTTGCCAATTTGACCTTACTCCGTATATTCAAAAAGGAGAAAATCTCATCGCCCTGCAATGCCGCCGAGATCTGCCCCAAACCCCCTTTGACTGCAGCGACGACTGGGCCTTGTCCGGCATCTTCCGCGAAGTTTACCTGTTTTCGCCTCCTCTGTACTTTCTCGACAATCTGAGCCTTGAGACCCGCATAGACACCGCCCGCCGATCCGGTCTGCTCGAAGGACAGGTCGATATCCGCTTCTTTCGCCGCCCTGAGAACCCCAAAGGCCCCTTGCCCCCGCTTCAGCTCAATGTGGAATTAACCGACCCCAACCACCGGCAAATCTTCCGGCAGCAATATCTGTTTACCTCCCAAAACTCCGATTTTTTCCCTCATCAGTCCTTCCGCATCCTCGTCGAAAATGCACGCTTCTGGAATGCAGAGACTCCTTTTCTGTATGAACTGACGCTGACCCTGCTGGCGGAGGAGAAGGAAACACACTGCATCCGCCGAAAAATCGGCTTCCGTGAGGTCTCTGTTGACAACCGCGTCCTGAAAATCAACGGCAGCCCCGTCAAACTGCGAGGCGTCTGCCGACACGAAACGCATCCCGACGTCGGACGGGCCCTGCAGGAAAAACATTGGCGGCAGGACATCGAAATGATGAAAGCCGCCAATATCAACGCCGTTCGCTGCTCTCATTATACCCCTCATCCGCGTTTTCTCGAACTGTGCGACGAATACGGGCTGTACGTTTTTGACGAAGTGCCCATCTGTTTCGGCGAACGCTTTCAGGCCGACCCGAGAGGTCTGGAGGCCATGCTGTCCAGAGCGGATGCCGCCGTTCGCCGGGACCGCCTGCACCCCTCCGTCATCGCCTGGGGCATCGGCAACGAAAATCCTCTAACGGTCAATCTCGAAAAGACCGCTCAGTACGTCAAACGAATGGACCCCAGCCGGCTCGTGTACTACCCCGGCGGCGACTTCCGCTCCTCCAAATCCACCGCCGACACCGGACACGCCTCTTTTATCGACCTCTTCTCCCGCCATTACCCCCAGCTGACACACATCGAACAGCATGTACAAAATACAACCGTTCCCATCCCCTATCTGTATTCCGAATACAGCCACGCCCTTGACACTGCTTTTGGAGGACTAGACCCGAAGTGGGAATTGATTCAGAAAACACCGCATATCGCCGGCGGCTTCATCTGGCTGTGGGCCGATCAGGGAATTCGACGCTCCATCCGCGGACGGCCCGTCCACAATTCCTATCGGGACATCGAAAACCTCGGCCCCTCGGACTTGTCAGGCGATGTCTATCTGGATGCGGACACGATTCTCGACAGCCACGGCCAATACGGCACAGACGGAATCGTCTATGCCGACAGAAGACCTCAGACCGATTATTTTCAGACCCGCGCGGTATACAGCCCCATCCGGATTCTTGAAAAGCAAATCTCCGTCCGGCCCGGTACTCAAACCATTACCCTGAGCGTCGAAAACCGGTATGATTTTACAGACCTGAAAGAATGTACAGGAATCTGCCGGCTTTTTCAAAACAGCACCCTGCTGAGCGAACAGACTCTTTCCCTGGCCGCTCCGCCCCATTCGACACAGTCCCTTTCCATTCCTCTGACTGTGCCCGACAACCTTTCTGAAGATGCCTTTTGGATGGAAATCATCTTTCAAAACAGCCGAAAGCAGCCCGTGGCCGAATACTCCGTTCGACTCCTTCCAGACGGAAATAAACCGAATTGGATGGCCTGGCTTGAGCAAAAAATTGCTCCGTCTTCTCTCTCCAAAAAGGGACAGATTTGGCAGTGGGGACAAAACGGCATCTCTCTGCTGGCTGAATCCAATGGGCGGCTGACCCTCAAAGACCAAACCCAAATTCTCCTCAAAGGCCCCTATCTGCGGGCAGGCCGACAGCCCACCATGGCCGAACGCCGAACCTATGCTTCCGCAAAACTTCAAATCTGGGAGCCGCCTCTGTTCGAGAAAACAGAAATCCTCAAGCATTCAGAAGAACAGACCTCCGCGGGGACTGTTCTGCACTTTCATCTGCTCTTCCGCAGCCCGGACGATACAAAAACCATCGACGCACAGATTTCCTATACCCTCTCTCCGAAGGGGTGGGTTGATGTAGAATACACCCTGACTCCGAAAACTGCGGAAGGTGCGCTGCTCGAGTGCGGTCTGGCGTTTGAGCTGCCGCAGCCCCTCTCCGCCATCACCTGGCAGGGGCTGGGCCCTTATCCGGCTTATCCGGACAAAAGCGAACTGTGCCGCTGGGGGGTTCATACGATTTCGTCGGACTTTCCCTTCTTTGAGGGAAACCGAATGGATGTAGAAATGGCGTTCTTTTCCCTGGGCGGCAGCCGTTTAGGAATTGTCTGCCCGCCGAGTCATCTGGGCTGGGAAAAAACCCGAAACGGCCTGCTGGTCTTCCACAACGCCGCCCTGTCAGGGTTGGGAACCAAATTCGCCCTCCCGGAAGCACGCCTGGAGGCCGCCGCCCTCCAGCCCCTCAAAGGCCGTTTTCGAATTTTGCTTTTGCCTCATGGGCTAATGGACCGTCTTCTGAAATAA